One region of Triticum aestivum cultivar Chinese Spring chromosome 6B, IWGSC CS RefSeq v2.1, whole genome shotgun sequence genomic DNA includes:
- the LOC123135665 gene encoding glutamate receptor 3.1, with protein sequence MEIAFLMLLVLSLLLFPNGICKSLATRPPVVNIGSILQFDSTTGGVAAVAIHTALEDINSDPTVLNGTTLKVQIKDTNCFDGFLGMVQALQFMETDVIAIVGPQCSTISHIISYVANELRVPLMSFASDATLSSIQFPFFVRTGPNDLYQMAAVAEVVDYNHWKIVTAIYIDNVYGRNGIAALDDALALKRCKISYKIGFPSNAKRSDLINLLVSVSSMESRVIILHTGTEPGLKLFSMAHQLNMMGNGYVWIATDWLSAYLDANSSVPAETISGLQGVLTLRPHIPNSKMNNLVSKWSTQSKKYNYSDLRVNTYGFYVYDSVWAVARALDAFFDDGGRISFSNDLHDETGGTLHLEAMSIFDMGNKLLEKIRKVNFSGVSGQVQFDPVGNLIHPAYDIINVIGNGMRTIGFWSNYSGLLSTVSPEALYSKPPNTSLVDQHLYDVIWPGETAQRPRGWVFPSNAKQLKIGVPNRFSFKEIVTVDNATGSMKGYCIDVFTQALALLPYPVSYKFVPFGNGTENPNYDKLVQMIESNEFDAAIGDIAITMRRTVTFDFTQPFIETGLVILAPVKEHITSSWAFLQPFSLEMWCVTGLFFLIVGVVIWVLEHRINDDFRGSVCQQIITIFSFSFSTLFFAHRENTMSALGRGVLIIWLFVVLIIVSSYTASLTSILTVQQLDTSIKGIDDLKNSDGPIGFQVGSFAQDYMVKELNISRSRLRALGSPQEYADALKIGPKEGGVMAIVDERPYVELFLSTYCKIAVAGTDFTSRGWGFAFPRDSPLQVDLSTAILSLSENGELQRIHAKWLNTGECATENSEFVDSNQLRLESFLGLFLICGVACVLALLLYFGIMLCKYLRHEPRKSLRRFISFVHGKEPLKNKERRSMSLPGSSTPTTPMSSLSSLDMERPARPVRNGSVIDMES encoded by the exons ATGGAGATAGCTTTTCTCATGTTGTTGGTTCTTTCTCTGCTTCTGTTCCCTAATGGCATCTGCAAGAGTTTAGCCACACGGCCTCCTGTTGTGAATATTGGGTCTATTCTTCAATTTGACTCCACCACTGGAGGTGTTGCGGCAGTTGCCATCCATACAGCCTTGGAAGATATCAACTCCGATCCAACAGTTCTAAATGGAACTACACTGAAGGTTCAAATCAAGGATACAAATTGCTTTGATGGTTTCCTTGGCATGGTTCAAG CTTTGCAGTTCATGGAGACTGATGTTATTGCAATCGTTGGCCCTCAGTGCTCCACAATTTCTCATATCATTTCATATGTAGCAAATGAGCTTCGAGTCCCTTTGATGTCCTTTGCTTCTGATGCAACTCTTTCATCGATACAGTTCCCATTCTTTGTCAGGACTGGTCCCAATGACCTCTATCAAATGGCGGCTGTGGCAGAAGTTGTTGACTACAACCACTGGAAGATAGTGACTGCCATATACATTGATAATGTTTATGGTAGAAATGGCATTGCTGCTTTGGATGATGCACTCGCTTTAAAGCGCTGCAAAATATCCTACAAGATTGGCTTTCCTTCCAACGCTAAAAGGAGTGACCTCATAAATTTGTTGGTTAGTGTCAGTTCTATGGAGTCTCGTGTTATCATTCTCCATACTGGAACTGAACCTGGACTCAAGCTTTTCTCTATGGCACACCAACTGAACATGATGGGCAACGGCTATGTGTGGATTGCAACTGACTGGCTGTCCGCATATCTTGATGCTAATTCATCAGTTCCTGCTGAGACTATATCTGGCCTGCAAGGTGTTCTTACTTTACGGCCACATATTCCCAACTCAAAGATGAATAATTTGGTCTCTAAATGGAGCACGCAAAGTAAAAAGTACAACTACAGTGATCTTCGTGTAAATACTTATGGTTTTTATGTTTATGATAGTGTCTGGGCAGTAGCTCGTGCTCTGGATGCCTTCTTTGATGATGGTGGTAGGATTTCCTTTTCAAATGACTTGCATGATGAAACTGGAGGAACTCTTCACCTTGAAGCAATGAGCATTTTTGACATGGGAAATAAATTACTGGAGAAGATTAGAAAGGTAAACTTCAGTGGGGTATCTGGGCAAGTGCAATTCGATCCTGTAGGCAACCTCATTCACCCTGCGTATGACATCATAAATGTCATCGGAAATGGCATGCGGACCATTGGTTTTTGGTCAAACTATTCTGGCTTGTTGTCGACTGTCTCTCCAGAGGCTCTATATTCAAAGCCTCCTAATACTTCTCTCGTCGATCAGCATCTCTATGATGTTATTTGGCCTGGGGAGACTGCACAGAGGCCTCGAGGATGGGTCTTTCCTTCTAATGCCAAGCAATTGAAAATTGGTGTTCCCAACAGATTTAGCTTCAAAGAGATCGTCACGGTAGACAATGCTACTGGGTCAATGAAGGGTTATTGCATCGATGTCTTTACTCAGGCATTGGCTTTGCTTCCTTATCCTGTTAGTTACAAGTTTGTACCTTTTGGGAATGGTACTGAAAATCCTAATTATGACAAACTCGTACAGATGATTGAATCAAAT GAGTTTGATGCAGCTATAGGGGATATTGCAATTACAATGAGGCGGACAGTAACTTTTGATTTCACCCAGCCATTCATTGAAACAGGCTTGGTTATCTTGGCTCCGGTTAAAGAGCATATAACATCATCGTGGGCATTCTTGCAGCCATTTAGTTTGGAGATGTGGTGTGTTACAGGGCTGTTCTTTCTTATTGTGGGTGTGGTTATTTGGGTTCTTGAACATCGGATCAATGACGATTTCCGTGGTTCAGTATGTCAACAAATAATAACTATTTTCTC GTTCAGCTTTTCGACTTTGTTCTTCGCACACA GAGAAAATACGATGAGTGCCTTAGGGCGTGGTGTCCTGATCATATGGCTGTTTGTTGTTTTGATAATTGTATCCAGCTATACCGCGAGTCTTACTTCCATCCTGACCGTGCAACAACTTGATACTTCTATAAAAGGAATTGATGACCTGAAAAATAGCGATGGTCCTATTGGTTTCCAAGTTGGTTCTTTTGCACAAGACTACATGGTCAAGGAGCTCAACATCTCACGGTCAAGGCTAAGAGCTCTGGGTTCACCACAAGAATACGCGGATGCCCTCAAGATAGGCCCTAAGGAAGGAGGTGTTATGGCCATTGTCGACGAGCGCCCCTATGTTGAACTGTTTTTGTCAACCTACTGCAAAATTGCGGTAGCTGGCACAGATTTCACCAGCAGAGGATGGGGCTTT GCATTTCCAAGGGACTCCCCTTTGCAAGTAGACCTCTCCACCGCAATCCTGTCTCTGTCAGAGAATGGGGAGCTGCAGCGGATCCATGCCAAATGGCTCAATACAGGGGAGTGCGCAACTGAAAACAGTGAGTTTGTCGACTCGAACCAGCTCCGCCTTGAGAGTTTCCTTGGTCTGTTCCTAATCTGTGGTGTGGCATGTGTTCTCGCGCTGCTACTCTACTTTGGTATCATGCTATGCAAATACCTGAGGCATGAACCGCGGAAGAGCCTCAGAAGATTCATCTCGTTCGTCCATGGGAAGGAGCCGCTGAAGAACAAGGAGAGGCGGTCCATGAGCCTGCCTGGAAGCTCGACGCCAACAACGCCGATGAGCAGCCTTAGTTCCCTTGACATGGAAAGGCCGGCCAGGCCAGTCAGAAACGGCAGCGTTATTGATATGGAAAGCTAG